From Streptomyces sp. NBC_00690, a single genomic window includes:
- a CDS encoding lytic polysaccharide monooxygenase auxiliary activity family 9 protein — translation MRRKITSSLLGIGMIGASLLAASGSAHSHGAPDSPISRQQLCYDGTVQNCGQIEWEPWSVEGPKGFPSRGAADGSICSGDNGRFSELDDPRGGAWPTTSLSSGQSLTFKWNIRARHATTNFSYYITKAGFNPNKKLTRADLEPQPFLTVPFGGRQPGAVVTHTGTLPQKTGRHLILGVWTIADTDNAFYSCSDVKF, via the coding sequence ATGCGCAGAAAGATCACCTCGTCACTGCTCGGCATCGGCATGATCGGTGCCTCCCTCCTCGCCGCATCCGGCAGTGCACACAGCCACGGCGCCCCCGACTCGCCGATCAGCCGCCAGCAGCTCTGCTACGACGGAACCGTGCAGAACTGCGGGCAGATCGAGTGGGAGCCGTGGAGCGTCGAGGGCCCCAAGGGCTTCCCGTCCCGTGGAGCTGCCGACGGCAGCATCTGCTCGGGTGACAACGGCCGCTTCTCCGAGCTCGACGACCCGCGGGGCGGAGCCTGGCCCACCACCTCGTTGAGCAGTGGTCAGAGCCTCACCTTCAAGTGGAACATCAGGGCTCGCCACGCCACGACCAACTTCAGCTACTACATCACCAAGGCCGGCTTCAACCCGAACAAGAAGCTGACCCGGGCGGACCTTGAGCCGCAGCCGTTCCTGACCGTGCCCTTCGGCGGTCGCCAGCCCGGTGCCGTGGTCACCCACACCGGTACCCTGCCGCAGAAGACCGGCAGGCACCTGATCCTCGGTGTGTGGACCATCGCGGACACCGACAACGCCTTCTACTCCTGCTCTGACGTGAAGTTCTAA
- a CDS encoding lipase family protein, whose translation MPVTSGIDHHATGYSPTHAYGLVQAAALAYEDETAVAEQAEQWGFEQVRHHRSRFTPPFPLPDTQAFTIASDRMIITAFRGTEPLQIRDWLSDATTPPWPGPASTGYIHYGFGEALDSVYPAVRSAIEEFRTGRQTVWFTGHSLGGALAMLAGARLHLERPKLTADGIYTFGQPRTCDRLLAAACNRGLAQRLHRFVNNNDIVPHLPPEPAYTHTAGMRYIDSRGAIHTSTSLLTGIADRARGLTADPLAPASDGVRDHAILNYVTALKNSVG comes from the coding sequence GTGCCCGTGACTTCCGGGATCGACCACCATGCCACCGGCTACAGCCCAACCCACGCCTACGGCCTGGTGCAGGCAGCAGCCCTGGCCTACGAAGACGAAACCGCCGTCGCGGAACAAGCCGAACAGTGGGGCTTCGAGCAGGTGCGTCACCATCGCTCACGGTTCACCCCGCCGTTCCCCCTCCCCGACACCCAGGCGTTCACCATCGCCAGCGACCGTATGATCATCACGGCCTTCCGGGGTACGGAGCCCCTACAGATCCGCGACTGGCTCTCCGACGCGACCACCCCGCCCTGGCCGGGGCCTGCGAGCACCGGGTACATCCACTACGGCTTCGGCGAAGCACTCGATTCGGTGTACCCGGCCGTGCGCAGCGCCATCGAAGAGTTCCGCACCGGGCGGCAGACGGTGTGGTTCACGGGCCACAGCCTAGGTGGCGCGCTTGCGATGCTGGCCGGTGCGCGTCTGCACCTGGAGCGACCGAAGCTGACCGCGGACGGCATCTACACCTTCGGTCAACCACGGACCTGTGACCGCCTCCTGGCCGCAGCCTGCAACCGGGGCCTCGCGCAGCGCCTCCATCGCTTCGTCAACAACAACGACATCGTCCCCCACTTGCCGCCCGAGCCCGCCTACACCCATACGGCGGGCATGCGCTACATCGACTCCCGGGGAGCCATCCACACCTCGACCTCCCTGCTCACGGGAATCGCCGACCGAGCCAGGGGGTTGACCGCCGACCCCCTGGCGCCGGCCAGTGACGGTGTCCGGGACCATGCGATCCTCAACTACGTGACCGCGCTCAAGAACAGCGTCGGCTGA
- a CDS encoding alpha/beta hydrolase has translation MAPALAVSLMATLAPALVTAPASAAPAPSAVPPPAHAPQKLSWQGCGPALPASLECSTVKVPLDYRRPTGKKLDIAISRIAATNPAKRRGVLLINPGGPGTWGLDMPAYLQGAFPASVQERYDLIGFDPRGVGSSSPLTCGLTPAELDGERAYTPQAFDQHVAVTRSIADKCRNKYGEEFLQQFNTRNTARDLDVIRGALGERKISLLGYSYGTYLGAVYAQMFPRGVDRFILDSAVDPADVWRDSFRTWAPAAEQAFKRWASWTAARSATYGLGDTSAEVSQSFWRIVAQADREPIRVGSTLLTGTQIRANTRTAFFKVRAGAEAVVNLKKAAAGEPTPELPPLWGWDDNGTAMFWTVACGDVAWQKNPETYRKDAARETVRYPLYGDYNSNIAPCAFWGKTAEPTTVVDNDVPALILQNEWDSQTPLSNGQGLRRTLDGARMVTVDEGEGHGVYGTGVSTCAEDIANTYLTTGKLPAKDVSCQATPAQQLRKGAAVPRALPIR, from the coding sequence ATGGCCCCCGCGCTTGCGGTGAGTTTGATGGCGACGCTGGCTCCAGCGCTCGTCACGGCCCCGGCTTCGGCCGCGCCCGCTCCCAGCGCGGTCCCCCCACCCGCCCACGCACCGCAGAAGCTCAGCTGGCAGGGATGCGGTCCCGCCCTGCCGGCCTCGCTGGAGTGCTCCACGGTCAAGGTGCCGCTGGACTACCGGCGACCGACCGGCAAGAAGCTCGACATAGCGATATCCAGGATCGCGGCGACCAACCCGGCCAAGCGCCGCGGGGTGCTCCTCATCAACCCCGGCGGCCCCGGCACCTGGGGTCTGGACATGCCCGCCTACCTCCAGGGGGCATTCCCCGCCTCCGTGCAGGAGCGGTACGACCTCATTGGGTTCGACCCCCGTGGCGTCGGCAGCAGCAGTCCCCTCACCTGTGGGCTCACCCCCGCGGAGCTGGACGGGGAGCGCGCCTACACACCGCAGGCATTCGACCAGCACGTCGCTGTGACCCGCAGCATCGCCGACAAGTGCCGCAACAAGTACGGCGAGGAGTTCCTCCAGCAGTTCAACACCCGCAACACCGCCCGCGATCTGGATGTGATCCGGGGCGCGCTGGGGGAGCGCAAGATCAGCCTCCTCGGGTACTCCTACGGCACCTACCTCGGAGCCGTCTACGCCCAGATGTTCCCCCGGGGTGTCGACCGGTTCATCCTCGACAGCGCGGTCGACCCCGCCGATGTGTGGCGCGACAGCTTCCGGACCTGGGCACCCGCGGCCGAGCAGGCATTCAAGCGGTGGGCGTCGTGGACCGCCGCGCGCTCAGCCACCTACGGGCTCGGCGACACCTCGGCAGAGGTCTCCCAGAGCTTCTGGCGCATCGTCGCCCAGGCCGACCGCGAACCCATCCGGGTCGGGAGCACCCTCCTCACGGGCACCCAGATCCGTGCCAACACGCGTACCGCCTTCTTCAAGGTGCGCGCAGGTGCCGAGGCCGTCGTGAACCTCAAGAAGGCCGCGGCCGGTGAACCCACGCCGGAACTGCCGCCCCTGTGGGGATGGGACGACAACGGCACCGCCATGTTCTGGACCGTCGCCTGCGGTGACGTGGCGTGGCAGAAGAACCCCGAGACCTACCGCAAGGACGCGGCCCGTGAGACGGTCCGCTACCCCCTCTACGGCGACTACAACTCCAACATCGCGCCGTGCGCGTTCTGGGGGAAGACGGCCGAGCCCACCACCGTCGTCGACAACGACGTACCAGCACTGATCCTCCAGAACGAGTGGGACTCCCAGACTCCGCTGAGCAACGGGCAGGGGTTGCGTCGAACGCTGGACGGGGCCCGCATGGTCACCGTCGACGAGGGCGAGGGCCACGGCGTTTATGGAACGGGCGTCAGCACCTGCGCCGAGGACATCGCGAACACCTATCTGACGACGGGCAAACTGCCCGCGAAGGACGTCAGCTGCCAGGCGACCCCGGCACAACAGCTGCGCAAGGGCGCGGCCGTCCCGAGGGCACTGCCGATCCGCTGA
- a CDS encoding SGNH/GDSL hydrolase family protein encodes MSNRGVRLSALGAAALVVAVASTPASATSVPSGSDRSARKQSWTGAWGSSLYRPAAPLPWSWPNWSWDGFNDQSVRQVMRVSTAGSEVRVRVSNRFGQQALRLTRATVARTAEGAAVVPGTARSLRFAHHTDTVVPVGAERYSDPVRLSVRPGESLTITLYFSGGTGPVSFHEDGLTTSYRATGDLTHDTTGTTFADDTGQSRYLVSSVDVRGVRNEGGVVAFGDSITDGWGSTPDTDRRYPDRLSERLLADGRRLGVVNAGISGNMLLTDSLCYGDKGTTRFRHDVLGQAGVHTAVVLIGINDIGGGGLPDWGCGVRPVVTANEVIEGHRALIRAARQRGVTVIGATLTPFKTYAGYYTPQKEEVRDAVNRWIRTSGAYDEVVDFDRVLADPRPGHGDELAPVYDSGDGLHPNDAGMDAMAEAVSDQVPEGRARRS; translated from the coding sequence ATGTCGAATCGAGGCGTCCGTCTGTCCGCCCTGGGCGCCGCCGCCCTCGTCGTGGCGGTCGCTTCGACCCCCGCCTCGGCCACTTCGGTCCCGTCCGGATCGGACCGCTCGGCGCGAAAGCAGAGTTGGACGGGAGCCTGGGGTTCCAGCCTCTACCGCCCGGCGGCGCCCCTGCCGTGGTCGTGGCCCAACTGGTCGTGGGACGGCTTCAACGACCAGAGCGTCCGCCAGGTGATGCGGGTGAGCACCGCAGGCTCGGAGGTCAGGGTCCGGGTGTCCAACCGGTTCGGACAACAGGCGCTCCGCCTGACCCGGGCGACCGTGGCGAGAACCGCCGAAGGGGCGGCAGTGGTCCCGGGGACCGCTCGGTCACTGCGGTTCGCTCATCACACCGACACCGTCGTGCCCGTGGGGGCGGAGCGGTACTCAGACCCGGTACGACTGTCGGTGCGGCCCGGGGAGAGCCTGACCATCACCCTCTACTTTTCGGGTGGCACCGGGCCCGTCAGCTTCCACGAGGACGGACTCACCACGTCCTATCGTGCGACGGGCGACCTCACGCACGACACGACGGGCACGACGTTCGCCGACGACACGGGTCAGTCGCGCTATCTCGTCTCTTCGGTCGATGTGCGGGGAGTGCGAAACGAGGGAGGTGTCGTCGCGTTCGGGGATTCCATCACCGACGGTTGGGGCTCCACGCCCGACACCGACCGCCGCTATCCCGACCGGCTCAGCGAACGGCTGCTGGCGGACGGGCGGCGCCTCGGTGTCGTCAACGCCGGCATCAGTGGGAACATGCTCCTCACCGACTCGCTCTGCTACGGCGACAAGGGGACCACTCGATTTCGTCATGACGTGCTGGGGCAGGCGGGGGTCCATACCGCGGTGGTCCTGATCGGCATCAATGACATCGGTGGCGGTGGACTCCCCGATTGGGGTTGTGGAGTGCGCCCGGTCGTCACTGCGAACGAGGTCATCGAGGGTCATCGAGCGCTGATCCGGGCGGCCAGACAGCGGGGGGTCACGGTCATCGGCGCCACTCTCACGCCCTTCAAGACGTACGCCGGTTACTACACCCCGCAGAAGGAGGAGGTCCGCGACGCCGTGAATCGGTGGATCAGGACCAGCGGGGCGTACGACGAGGTGGTGGACTTCGACCGGGTACTGGCCGATCCCCGCCCCGGCCACGGTGATGAACTGGCTCCGGTGTACGACTCCGGGGACGGACTGCACCCCAACGACGCGGGTATGGACGCGATGGCCGAAGCCGTCAGCGACCAGGTGCCCGAAGGGCGTGCTCGACGGTCCTGA
- a CDS encoding MFS transporter, producing the protein MLRLAFASLAGTAIEFYDFFAYGTAAALVLGPLFFPSFSPLAGTLAAFGTFAIGFIARPVGSVVFGHIGDRYGRRPVLLASLLTTGCATVAVGCVPSYASIGLAAPILLLALRFLQGLGLGGEWGGAVLLVAEHAPPGRRALWGSFPQMGPPLGFLLANGMMLTLSAVLTERQFLDWGWRVPFWAAGVLAVGGLLLRTSLTETPQFHELARSGGRANAPVAEVLRHHRRLLLLTAGALSIGYAVFYAVSTWALSYGTEQLGVSRTVMLLLVMVAVAVKGALTPVVALLGDRFGRRPLCLAGSALAGVWMFPFVGLLSTGQPALMFVGLMVALLAFVTMFAVVAAYLPELYEPRVRCTGAAVGYNLAGVLGGALTPIVATALSDGSGPPWGVAIWLTGVAVLSTACFAALPETKPRSAGRGTPKPVDEQSVPA; encoded by the coding sequence ATGCTGCGGCTCGCGTTCGCCTCGCTCGCCGGCACCGCCATCGAGTTCTACGACTTCTTCGCCTACGGCACCGCCGCCGCCCTCGTACTGGGGCCGTTGTTCTTTCCGTCCTTCTCGCCACTGGCCGGAACCCTTGCCGCCTTCGGCACCTTCGCCATCGGATTCATCGCACGCCCGGTCGGCTCCGTGGTCTTCGGCCACATCGGCGATCGATACGGACGTCGCCCGGTGCTGCTCGCCTCCCTGCTCACCACCGGGTGCGCGACCGTTGCAGTGGGCTGCGTACCGTCGTACGCATCCATCGGGCTGGCCGCTCCGATCCTGCTGCTCGCACTCCGCTTCCTTCAGGGGCTCGGACTCGGGGGAGAGTGGGGCGGAGCGGTGCTCCTGGTCGCCGAACACGCACCCCCCGGGCGACGGGCGCTCTGGGGCAGCTTTCCGCAGATGGGACCACCCCTGGGGTTCCTCCTGGCCAACGGCATGATGCTCACCCTGTCCGCCGTGCTCACCGAACGTCAGTTCCTCGACTGGGGTTGGCGGGTTCCGTTCTGGGCCGCCGGTGTGCTGGCCGTCGGTGGTTTGCTGCTGCGGACCTCACTGACCGAGACACCCCAGTTCCATGAGTTGGCCCGAAGCGGCGGTCGGGCCAATGCACCCGTCGCGGAAGTCCTACGGCACCACCGGCGACTCCTGCTGCTGACCGCGGGGGCGCTGTCGATCGGATACGCGGTCTTCTACGCGGTCAGCACCTGGGCGCTGTCCTACGGTACGGAACAACTGGGCGTCAGCCGTACCGTGATGCTGCTGCTCGTCATGGTCGCCGTTGCGGTGAAGGGCGCGCTGACACCCGTTGTGGCGCTCCTCGGTGACCGGTTCGGCCGTCGCCCGCTGTGCCTTGCGGGAAGCGCCCTCGCGGGTGTGTGGATGTTCCCCTTCGTTGGATTGCTGAGCACCGGGCAGCCAGCCCTGATGTTCGTCGGTCTGATGGTGGCGCTGCTCGCCTTCGTCACCATGTTCGCGGTGGTCGCCGCGTATCTACCGGAGTTGTACGAGCCACGGGTGCGCTGCACGGGCGCCGCGGTCGGCTACAACCTGGCCGGAGTCCTCGGTGGCGCACTGACCCCCATCGTGGCAACCGCGCTGTCGGATGGATCGGGACCGCCCTGGGGCGTGGCGATCTGGTTGACCGGCGTCGCGGTGCTCAGCACGGCATGTTTCGCGGCGCTGCCGGAGACCAAACCACGGTCCGCCGGCAGGGGGACACCGAAGCCTGTGGACGAACAGTCCGTGCCGGCTTGA
- a CDS encoding L,D-transpeptidase — MFSKQQRFAPSRSTSEPGRTTAGRDRRLPAIASAGLAVLLVGACSGNGSPDDSRGGKSVGEAPARPEISVNLQGQGAAPGKPVLVKLARGELKDVKVTTGKGAVLGGAVSNDGRTWTSRRAAAPGTAYTVRATTADGGSAQATFATAAAEKVNKLELSPGKGTTVGIAQPVSIVFDNPVKNRAAVERALKVTTSNKTVGSWGWMEHYDGRTRIDWRPKEYWPTGTKVRLQAELNGIDSGATGGWFVRDYDMEFTIGTAQVVKVDLGTKKLTLLRDGKVVRSIPVSAGTPGGKKRSWGGTSVLMAKEGTINMNSETVGLGDAYNKMVDYSMRLTWSGMYAHAAPWNSAHFGNANRSSGCIGMSTSNASWLYSQVRAGDPFEISGPGHKGDPAPGNGFGEWNLSWQEWQTKSALS, encoded by the coding sequence ATGTTCAGCAAGCAGCAGCGCTTCGCCCCGTCCCGCAGCACGTCGGAGCCGGGCCGCACCACTGCGGGCCGCGATCGCCGGCTGCCTGCCATCGCCTCTGCCGGACTCGCGGTACTGCTGGTCGGCGCCTGTTCGGGCAATGGGTCACCGGACGATTCCCGCGGCGGCAAGAGCGTGGGGGAGGCACCCGCGCGGCCGGAGATCTCGGTCAACCTCCAGGGCCAGGGAGCTGCTCCGGGGAAGCCCGTCTTGGTCAAGCTGGCCCGCGGTGAATTGAAGGACGTGAAGGTCACCACGGGGAAGGGGGCCGTTCTGGGCGGCGCGGTGTCGAACGACGGCCGCACCTGGACCTCCCGACGCGCCGCCGCACCGGGCACCGCATACACGGTGCGGGCGACCACCGCGGACGGCGGCTCGGCACAGGCGACCTTCGCCACCGCCGCTGCCGAGAAGGTCAACAAGCTGGAGCTCAGCCCCGGCAAGGGCACCACCGTCGGCATAGCCCAGCCCGTCTCCATCGTCTTCGACAACCCGGTGAAGAACCGCGCCGCGGTGGAGCGTGCCTTGAAGGTGACCACCTCGAACAAGACCGTCGGTTCCTGGGGCTGGATGGAACACTACGACGGCAGGACCCGCATCGACTGGCGCCCCAAGGAGTACTGGCCGACGGGGACCAAGGTGCGGCTCCAAGCAGAGCTCAACGGCATCGACTCGGGCGCGACGGGCGGTTGGTTCGTCCGGGACTACGACATGGAGTTCACCATCGGAACCGCCCAGGTGGTGAAGGTCGACCTCGGGACGAAGAAGCTGACGCTGCTGCGCGACGGCAAGGTCGTCCGCTCGATCCCGGTGTCGGCGGGGACCCCCGGAGGCAAGAAGCGCTCCTGGGGCGGTACATCCGTACTGATGGCCAAGGAAGGCACCATCAACATGAATTCGGAGACCGTCGGCCTCGGGGACGCGTACAACAAGATGGTCGACTACTCGATGCGGTTGACCTGGTCGGGGATGTACGCCCATGCGGCACCCTGGAACTCCGCCCACTTCGGCAACGCGAACCGCAGCTCCGGCTGCATAGGGATGAGCACCTCGAACGCCTCCTGGCTGTACTCGCAGGTACGAGCCGGCGACCCCTTCGAGATATCGGGCCCCGGGCACAAGGGCGACCCCGCACCGGGCAATGGCTTCGGCGAGTGGAACCTGTCCTGGCAGGAATGGCAGACGAAGAGTGCCCTGTCCTGA
- a CDS encoding aminotransferase class IV family protein: MTSYVALHNGRPASAEDLVPLAFAGYAHFTAFQVRGGRVRGLDLHLDRLRSASVELFGRALPDDRVRAHLRAAIEAGPADLSVVATVYSPAGEFTVAGDDVEPEMLVRTAPPASGPEGPLALGTVAHERVVPAVKHVGELAKTYYLRKAVEQGFDDVAFIDRRGRLSEASIWNLAFWDGSAVVWPVADMLGGTTMGIVRRQLEHLGVPQGDQEVTAEDLPSLAGAVVMNSWTPGVAVHRIGATPFPDASPFKELLHRAYRAEPLVSV, translated from the coding sequence ATGACCTCATACGTTGCCCTGCACAACGGCCGGCCCGCGAGCGCCGAGGACCTGGTGCCGCTCGCCTTCGCGGGCTATGCCCACTTCACGGCCTTCCAGGTCCGAGGAGGCCGGGTCCGCGGCCTCGATCTCCATCTCGATCGACTGCGATCGGCGTCGGTGGAACTGTTCGGCCGCGCACTGCCCGACGACCGGGTGCGCGCACACCTACGCGCGGCGATCGAAGCCGGTCCCGCAGACCTCTCGGTGGTGGCCACGGTGTACTCACCAGCAGGAGAGTTCACCGTGGCGGGGGACGACGTCGAGCCCGAGATGTTGGTCCGAACCGCGCCACCGGCATCCGGGCCCGAAGGGCCGTTGGCATTGGGCACCGTCGCCCATGAGCGGGTCGTCCCCGCCGTAAAACACGTCGGCGAGTTGGCCAAGACCTACTACCTGAGGAAGGCCGTCGAACAGGGCTTCGACGACGTGGCCTTCATCGACCGCCGAGGACGGCTGAGCGAGGCATCAATCTGGAATCTGGCCTTCTGGGACGGCTCGGCCGTGGTGTGGCCCGTGGCCGACATGCTCGGTGGTACGACGATGGGCATCGTGCGCAGGCAGTTGGAACACCTGGGCGTACCCCAAGGCGACCAGGAGGTCACAGCCGAAGATCTGCCCTCCCTGGCCGGCGCCGTCGTGATGAACTCATGGACACCGGGTGTTGCGGTGCACCGAATCGGCGCCACCCCGTTTCCGGATGCGTCACCCTTCAAGGAACTGCTGCACCGCGCCTACCGGGCGGAACCACTCGTATCCGTGTGA
- a CDS encoding Lrp/AsnC family transcriptional regulator, giving the protein MADDSLDETDMRILEALQQDGRASYADLARSVSMSASAVTERVRRLEESGVISGYSAVVDPERLGLGILAFVRLRYPTGNYKPFHDLLATTPEILEAHHVTGEDCFVLKVLARSMRHLESTTGRIASLGSVTTSVVYSSPLPSRAIAVS; this is encoded by the coding sequence ATGGCCGATGATTCCCTTGATGAAACCGATATGCGCATTCTGGAGGCCCTGCAACAGGATGGGCGGGCCAGCTATGCGGACCTGGCACGGTCGGTCTCCATGTCGGCGAGTGCCGTCACCGAGCGGGTACGGCGGCTGGAGGAGAGCGGCGTGATCAGCGGCTACTCGGCCGTGGTGGACCCGGAACGACTGGGACTCGGCATCCTGGCCTTCGTCCGTCTTCGCTACCCGACGGGCAACTACAAACCGTTCCATGACCTGCTCGCAACCACCCCCGAGATCCTGGAAGCCCACCATGTGACCGGCGAGGACTGCTTCGTGCTCAAGGTCCTCGCTCGTTCCATGCGCCATCTGGAATCGACCACGGGGCGCATCGCGAGTCTTGGGTCCGTGACCACCAGCGTCGTGTACTCCAGCCCTCTCCCCAGCCGCGCCATCGCCGTGTCATAG
- a CDS encoding rhodanese-like domain-containing protein encodes MTETAPSPVLRTPFAAPSAAAAFFAARLAFQTDVADVHASMQSADVGFVLVDSRGAAGWQQGHVPGAVHLPTADIPTRAADVLDPALLVVTYCWGPGCDGATRSALALAQLGYRVKEMIGGIEYWIREGFPVAGATGTEQRAPDPLTSPINAASCSC; translated from the coding sequence ATGACCGAAACCGCTCCAAGTCCAGTGCTCCGCACGCCTTTTGCGGCGCCCTCCGCAGCCGCCGCCTTCTTCGCCGCGCGGCTCGCGTTCCAGACGGACGTCGCCGATGTTCACGCCTCGATGCAATCGGCCGACGTTGGATTCGTTCTGGTCGACTCACGCGGGGCCGCCGGTTGGCAGCAGGGCCACGTTCCGGGCGCCGTCCACCTGCCCACCGCAGACATCCCCACTCGCGCCGCTGATGTACTGGACCCCGCACTCCTCGTCGTCACCTACTGCTGGGGTCCTGGTTGCGACGGCGCCACCCGCTCGGCGCTCGCCCTTGCGCAACTCGGATACCGGGTCAAGGAGATGATCGGGGGCATTGAGTACTGGATCCGAGAGGGCTTTCCGGTCGCCGGCGCCACCGGTACCGAGCAGCGGGCACCCGATCCTTTGACGTCGCCGATCAACGCTGCATCCTGCTCGTGCTGA
- a CDS encoding GNAT family N-acetyltransferase yields MASFWTGKRIRLRGIEPDDWAAFMRIAVDEERLGDLLQPPRPAESYRAWAQEQAAAANRGDCFQLVVEAVETGEAIGAVGSHHADPRAGWFEYGVSIGAGHRRKGYAAEAAVLLMRFMFAERRYHKCQARIFADNEASLAFQRRLGFVEEGRLRDQVFFAGRHHDLVMMGLLVDEFDRMHSLRNP; encoded by the coding sequence ATGGCCTCGTTCTGGACCGGTAAACGGATACGTCTACGGGGCATCGAGCCCGACGATTGGGCGGCGTTCATGCGTATCGCCGTGGACGAGGAGCGGTTGGGAGACCTGCTCCAACCACCTCGCCCTGCCGAGAGCTACCGTGCCTGGGCGCAGGAGCAGGCCGCTGCCGCCAATAGGGGAGACTGCTTCCAGTTGGTTGTCGAAGCCGTAGAGACGGGCGAAGCGATCGGCGCCGTCGGCTCGCACCATGCCGACCCGCGTGCGGGATGGTTCGAGTACGGCGTCTCGATCGGAGCCGGCCACCGCCGAAAGGGGTATGCCGCAGAAGCCGCGGTTCTGTTGATGCGCTTCATGTTCGCCGAGCGGCGCTATCACAAGTGCCAAGCGAGGATCTTCGCAGACAATGAGGCGTCATTGGCGTTTCAGCGGCGGCTCGGCTTCGTCGAAGAGGGTCGACTTCGCGATCAGGTGTTCTTCGCTGGTCGGCACCACGATCTCGTCATGATGGGGCTTCTCGTTGACGAGTTCGACCGGATGCACTCACTCCGAAACCCATGA
- a CDS encoding VOC family protein, with amino-acid sequence MALRPVQVNIKALDHSAVGRFWAEALGWSVYSGESGETTYVGPAGGLVWPDPVAVGVDVVAVPDPKTQTKNRVHIDLATTSAAHQTELVAYLRALGATPAHVGQGDVPWSVLADPEGNEFCVLEPREVYRDTGPIAAVVVDCADPRAMAHFWGETMDWALHEVSDDHAVFRSAEDVGPYLEFLRTPDVKTVPDRVHLDLLPHPGGDTAAEVNRLRFLGAIDLDLGQGDVPWTCLTDPEGHEFCVLAPY; translated from the coding sequence ATGGCACTGCGACCCGTCCAGGTGAACATCAAGGCTCTTGATCACTCGGCAGTCGGTCGGTTCTGGGCGGAGGCGCTCGGCTGGAGTGTCTACAGCGGGGAATCCGGAGAGACGACCTATGTCGGACCCGCCGGCGGCCTTGTCTGGCCGGACCCGGTCGCCGTCGGCGTCGACGTCGTCGCGGTCCCCGACCCCAAGACACAGACGAAGAACCGTGTGCATATCGATCTCGCCACCACCTCTGCGGCCCATCAGACGGAGTTGGTCGCATACCTCCGAGCTCTCGGTGCCACGCCCGCCCATGTGGGCCAGGGCGATGTGCCCTGGTCGGTCCTCGCCGACCCGGAGGGCAACGAGTTCTGTGTGCTGGAGCCTCGGGAGGTCTACCGGGACACCGGACCGATCGCCGCGGTGGTGGTGGACTGTGCGGATCCGCGGGCCATGGCCCACTTCTGGGGCGAGACCATGGACTGGGCCCTGCACGAGGTGTCCGACGACCATGCGGTGTTTCGCTCTGCCGAGGATGTCGGGCCCTATCTTGAGTTCCTGCGTACACCCGACGTGAAGACCGTGCCGGACCGGGTCCATCTCGATCTGCTGCCGCACCCCGGTGGTGACACGGCAGCGGAGGTGAATCGGTTGCGGTTTCTCGGCGCCATCGATCTCGACCTCGGCCAGGGGGACGTTCCATGGACGTGCCTGACCGACCCGGAGGGCCATGAGTTCTGTGTCCTCGCCCCGTACTGA
- a CDS encoding EF-hand domain-containing protein produces the protein MSDELLLQKISHGFDHLDRDGDDRLTEHDHILMGKSVAASLGHAEGSAAEERVVAAYLAIWHNLHLPHLPPGADALSRAEFIASTRTLADDPAAATATLGALAEAFLAVADTDGDETVDGEEFFAFQHGHFPNLTQQAAAVAFQHLDRDGDGRLSRDEFISGVIEFWTSRDPQAPGTWWTGTIDFAPI, from the coding sequence ATGTCGGACGAGTTACTCCTCCAGAAGATCAGCCACGGTTTCGACCATCTCGACCGTGACGGTGACGACCGGCTCACGGAGCACGACCACATCCTGATGGGGAAGTCCGTCGCGGCTTCCCTCGGGCACGCCGAGGGTTCTGCGGCCGAGGAGCGTGTGGTCGCCGCGTACTTGGCGATCTGGCACAACTTGCATCTACCGCATCTGCCGCCTGGGGCGGATGCACTGAGCCGTGCGGAGTTCATCGCGTCCACCCGGACGTTGGCCGACGATCCGGCCGCGGCGACGGCGACCCTCGGTGCTCTGGCCGAGGCGTTCTTGGCGGTGGCCGACACGGATGGTGACGAAACGGTCGACGGGGAGGAGTTCTTCGCCTTCCAGCACGGGCACTTCCCCAACCTGACCCAGCAGGCGGCTGCCGTGGCATTCCAACACCTTGACCGTGACGGGGACGGCAGGCTGTCCCGGGATGAGTTCATCTCTGGAGTCATCGAGTTCTGGACGAGCCGTGATCCGCAGGCCCCGGGCACTTGGTGGACCGGGACGATCGACTTCGCCCCGATCTAG